From the Ipomoea triloba cultivar NCNSP0323 chromosome 8, ASM357664v1 genome, the window CTGCAAGCGCGCCGTTTAGCCTCCACCATACTCTCCATTCAGTCCGAGCACCACGAGCTTCAATCCCTTTCCGAAGAGCCTGAGCTTGAACCCGGACCCGGACCCGAGGAAACTGAACCCGATTATCGATCTCAGAGCGATGGCTATGATATTCGTCAGCTCTCCAGAATCAGAGGAGCCGAAGCTCGCCGCTGGTTCGCTAAGCAGCTTATGCTTCCTGAGTGGATGATCGATGTTCCTGATAACCTGAGTACTGACTGGTCAGTTCACCTCATTATCTATTTCGTATTGATTTTCAAGTATGTCTATGTTGCTGCATAATTTCCAATTTCCTTTGatgaattagaaaattttagatTCTGCTGTTGCTTGTGTGTagtaaattatacggagtatatttgaACTTAAAACTTTGTTACTGTCTATTTCATTTGCTCAAGTTTATGCAATTACTGAGCATCAGAAAGTAATTTGGTGGAGGTAATAATTTAGGCTTAGAGAACAAAAGAAGTAAGgagtaattactaatttaaagGATTTTATTTTCTCTGCAGGTATGTATTCGCGAGGCCTGCTGGAAAACGATGTTTTGTTGTGTCTTCGAATGGGACAACTATCAGTAGGCTACGAAATGGCTCTCTTTTGCATCGGTTTCCTTCTGCTTTACCGAGCGGTGCCAGGACCAATAATAAATCTGCTCAGTCATATTGCATTCTTGATTGTGTATTTCATGAGGTAACGGCTAAATTTCACATTTCATTGCTTAGTGGTGCTATTGCTAATTGTGTGTATTACTGTAACTCTAACATAGCTATGGTTGTCTGTGGAGTGGCAGTTGGATCAAACATATTATGTGACTGACATGGTTTGCTGGGCGGGGTTTTCGTTATATGAGTGCACTGCTGAGTTCAGATTCTACTGGTTGAACACTAAACTTGCTGAGACAGGGGCTTGTGATGCTCCCTCGACGTACCATAGATATAGATTTAGTAGCGTTCCGGTCTATGATTGTGTCCAGGAAGGACTTCGTTCTGCTTATACAGGGCCCGTGCCATATGTCAAAGATGGACTGCTTTTCTACAATAAGTAAGAatgtctttttttcttttatttttaacctTTATAATGTACTCTGCTGCACATTTTCGATGATTTTTACTAGTTACCTGGAATACTGCACTGCAAACATTTCCCTGTAATGACTTTTCTTTTCTTGGGTTGCCCTTAGTGAAGGCGAATCCTTCACGGCCTCACTACATAATACTGCTATTGACTGACTTTCAGCAAGTATCTTCACATTTAATTGATTGCGAATTCATTCTGACACTATATATGTTCTCCGCTTCCCCTCTATAGGCAAGCACACTATCAAACAGGGAATACACCGCTTGCATTGGTTTGGAAGGACACAAATTGTAGCCAGTATGTCATTGATACTGATAATAAAGGAGAAATTCCAACTCAACAACAGGTTTGCCAATATCTTTATATCAAGCTCTAATTTGATATTGCGTACTCTACTAGGCTTTGATTTTTTCTCTTTGTTGCTCAATCAGGTAGTTTTGGAGCTATTGGATGATGGGAGACTGGCGACATCAGATGATCCTCCTGTTATATTTGGATGCTTGAATGGAGAATTCATCCAAAAGGTTAAATCAATCCTAATGTCATAGTCGTTGAGTGCAGAATTATGCTATCATTCAGATTTTCTTTTGgagttaattattattaaaagaagaagaagaagaagaaagattaCATGCTACAATAAAAGAATTATGTTCTTAATTCTCACCCAATTTTTGATGTGGTGTAACCTTTTAGGCGAAGACTGTAAATACTTCTTGCTCTCTTCTCTTAATATGAAGGATGCTGCTTTAGAATATTGGAAGGGGCAATATAAACAACAAAGTTTATAAAACGAGTTATAAATTGACAGTAACCTGACAGTAACATGCTTTTCCTTTCTTCTGTCTTGGTTAATCTCTTGTTTAAACAATGAGAGGGAATCAAAATACCCATCATATATGTGGTTGATGAAGAACTTTCTACTATATTCCCTTTATTTTCAAAGTCTCATTTGATCTTTTTTGgatcaattttctaattttctttttaactgtCTTCAGACAGGACTTCACTCAGGAGACCTTCTGCGTTTTTCTGTAAGCGAAGGTGGATTAGTTTTGGTAGATGGGAAATTGGAGAAGGCTGATTTGCAATACCTTGGCAAACCCAATCGATCACGTGCCTTTGCTGATAGTTACTCCAAGGTTAGCTGTTAGTCCATAACAACCTAGACACATGTAGTACTGTCTATGGACATTCACTTAGTTCTTTTTCCCTTCATCAGGTTCTGTTCCAGTATGCAGTTCGACATTCTCCTCTACAAATCGAGCATATTTTTGCATCGATTAGCTCACCTGTTAGTGACGAAAGTGCAAGTCGTGATACAGAGATGGCTGGCTGAAAGTACCACTTAATAACATCGAGCATATTTTTGCATCGGTTGCCATTTTTGTCGTGTAAGCTAGCGTTGAATCCGCAGTTGTGCATATTGAACAGAGTGTTTATAGTCGTCTTTGTTCATGCGCTAATAGTAAGCCTCATTCAAATATTAGAGGAAACTGAATTTATGAATTTGCTTGTAGAAGGTAAatactaattttatattttattattatcttgCCTTTATAAAATTCTAATTTATCAATATATGTAAATACTATATACGGAGTACCATAGTTTATACTTCTATTACTTATTACTTTTTATCTTGttttttcccatttttgttttgttgtataGAGATCCGTAAATCAGGGCAACTTTATGATATTGATCCATAATGTTTGATGAACAATATATGGCGTAATGTTTGGTATTGTGTTTTGATTGCTATTTGTTAGGTAATATTTAGATGTTGGATTTGAACTATGTGATGTACGGTAGTGACACTATCGTAGTGTGTTTGGATTTACTATTTTGTTATGTGTTTGGATTTACTATTTTGTTATGTAATGTTTAGACTTGAGATTTTGACAATGCCATGCTTGATAGTGTGGGATTTGCTATTTTGTTATGTTATGTTTAAACTTTTGAGTTGgcaaaatttgaaatatgcaTTACTTGACTACTTGTTATTTGGTTTGTttgtattttgaaatttaaattattagtaaaaataattaaatactgaGTAATTATTTGTGCTACAAAACTAGGAAATGTTGGGAACTAGGGTTCCCAAATTAAACCGAATACTGAACTGAACTACAATGCTAAAGTAATGCCACTCGAAGCATGGGAGTTAGTCAAGTTGCTTTGTCCAATTGAAAGGTTCCCAATCTCGTGCAAAACTTGCAACAGCTTGCTTCTGCGTCGCTATAAATTCATGCGTCCGATGTGAATGCATATCCTTAGCTGCCAATTttagcgcaaattatatcgtggaccgtggtccacaatgcattgtggactgcggtcccaaaacgacgtcgttttgattaatgaaaacagacggatgaattcacgccactcattttcttttcatatatactgcagttacatttcaacacaacttcaattacatttcaacacaactgcagttacatttcaatacaactgcagttacattttgatataactacagtttcattcgataatataaaaacacaaaagtgaaactgttattcagtatctgttcatatacactacagttatatttcaacacaactacagttacatttggatataactacagtttcattcgataatatcaaacacaaatgtgaaactgttattcagtatcttttcatatacactgcagttacatttcaacacaactacagttacattttgatataactacagtttcattcgataatatcaaaacaaatgtaatgcagtatcttttggaatgaactgtagtgtcaattacggggctctgtctcccacttactaaaacgacgtcgttttgggaccgcggtccacgatataagaactgcaaTTTTAGCATACCCCTTACCATGTCGAGGCCAAAACTGCTTTTAAAACCCTTTTCGTCCTCAATTACATGAACAAACCCCCGATTCAGACCAAATTCAACATGGAAGTATGGAAAATCCTTGGGGATTGAAGCCCGCAACCCTTTTATACTCGTATCTATGAGCTTCTTTGCGTTA encodes:
- the LOC116026672 gene encoding snurportin-1, whose amino-acid sequence is MGQHDIRRPFKRPAISDQQRRREQSLLRQEQNRRDAQLQARRLASTILSIQSEHHELQSLSEEPELEPGPGPEETEPDYRSQSDGYDIRQLSRIRGAEARRWFAKQLMLPEWMIDVPDNLSTDWYVFARPAGKRCFVVSSNGTTISRLRNGSLLHRFPSALPSGARTNNKSAQSYCILDCVFHELDQTYYVTDMVCWAGFSLYECTAEFRFYWLNTKLAETGACDAPSTYHRYRFSSVPVYDCVQEGLRSAYTGPVPYVKDGLLFYNKQAHYQTGNTPLALVWKDTNCSQYVIDTDNKGEIPTQQQVVLELLDDGRLATSDDPPVIFGCLNGEFIQKTGLHSGDLLRFSVSEGGLVLVDGKLEKADLQYLGKPNRSRAFADSYSKVLFQYAVRHSPLQIEHIFASISSPVSDESASRDTEMAG